From a single Methylacidiphilum kamchatkense Kam1 genomic region:
- a CDS encoding helix-turn-helix domain-containing protein has protein sequence MQRKSPFVRHQSKQADSFKRVCGTARRVWNWALEEWNRQDAAGRKSNAMVLKKAVQCHLIHRPKVA, from the coding sequence GTGCAACGGAAATCGCCCTTTGTCCGACACCAGAGCAAGCAGGCCGATTCCTTTAAGCGCGTCTGCGGCACGGCTCGGCGCGTCTGGAATTGGGCACTGGAGGAGTGGAACAGACAGGATGCAGCAGGACGCAAGTCGAATGCAATGGTGCTTAAAAAAGCAGTTCAATGCCATCTAATACACCGACCTAAAGTGGCTTGA
- the infC gene encoding translation initiation factor IF-3 yields MHPSSRFQHNNKKPFVRINNAIRAREVLVIDSTGKSLGVLPIHEAQQRAQQQGLDLVEVSPHANPPVCKILDYGKYKYSLSKKEKDSKKGATKLKEIQLHVNINEHDFLIKLKQAESFMAKGMKVKFNLFLRGREITHQDLALNLMKRLIQDLAHIGQTDQEPKLTGRNISLTFIPLPANKRLLKYNLSEVEANKQKPQEEKDKTEKS; encoded by the coding sequence GTGCATCCTTCATCTCGTTTTCAACATAACAACAAAAAACCATTCGTTAGAATAAACAATGCTATTCGGGCAAGGGAAGTACTCGTAATTGATTCGACGGGCAAATCTTTAGGTGTCCTTCCCATTCATGAAGCGCAGCAAAGGGCTCAACAGCAAGGATTGGACCTTGTCGAGGTTTCTCCTCATGCCAATCCTCCTGTCTGTAAGATTCTCGATTATGGGAAATATAAATATTCGCTTTCCAAAAAAGAGAAAGATTCAAAAAAGGGAGCGACAAAGCTCAAAGAAATTCAGCTCCATGTGAATATCAATGAGCATGATTTTCTTATAAAATTAAAGCAGGCTGAATCTTTCATGGCGAAGGGAATGAAAGTAAAGTTTAATCTTTTTTTAAGAGGCAGAGAAATTACCCATCAGGATCTAGCATTGAATTTGATGAAAAGATTGATTCAAGACTTAGCACACATCGGCCAGACGGATCAGGAACCGAAATTGACGGGAAGAAATATTTCCCTTACTTTTATTCCTTTACCAGCGAACAAAAGACTGCTAAAGTATAACCTCTCTGAGGTGGAAGCGAATAAGCAAAAACCACAAGAAGAAAAGGATAAAACCGAAAAATCCTGA
- a CDS encoding polyphenol oxidase family protein: protein MPILQWEFFPALTVLPLKHGFSLRYPRDPNQSAKEEYLLRPSLKALGLDESIPIVTAGQPHGDGIAVVKSRDQLFFPQADGLLTDQSNLLLCIRVADCAALYIYDPHSTAIGLVHAGKKGTHLEIVRKALRQMTNIFGSKPSDLIVQISPCIRFPHYEIDFLSDIIHQLQSEGVEQIFDAGSCTACNLDRYFSYRAEKGNTGRMWAVLLKQPL, encoded by the coding sequence ATGCCTATATTGCAATGGGAGTTTTTCCCAGCCTTGACTGTTTTGCCGCTGAAGCATGGCTTTTCTCTTCGATACCCAAGAGACCCAAACCAATCGGCAAAAGAAGAGTATCTTTTAAGACCTTCTCTGAAGGCTCTTGGCCTTGACGAATCCATTCCTATAGTCACAGCTGGACAGCCACATGGAGATGGTATTGCTGTCGTAAAAAGCAGGGACCAACTGTTCTTTCCGCAAGCCGATGGATTACTAACTGACCAATCCAACCTTCTTCTATGCATCCGTGTGGCGGATTGTGCGGCTCTGTATATCTACGATCCTCATTCTACAGCAATAGGGCTTGTGCATGCCGGCAAAAAAGGCACGCACTTAGAAATCGTAAGAAAAGCCCTCCGACAAATGACAAACATTTTCGGTTCGAAGCCAAGCGATCTAATTGTCCAGATAAGTCCGTGCATTCGGTTTCCTCATTATGAAATTGATTTTCTCTCCGATATAATCCATCAACTTCAATCAGAAGGAGTGGAGCAGATTTTCGATGCAGGCAGCTGCACAGCCTGTAATCTCGATCGATATTTTTCTTATAGAGCCGAAAAAGGGAATACAGGGAGAATGTGGGCAGTCCTCCTCAAACAGCCACTATAG
- the rseP gene encoding RIP metalloprotease RseP: protein MGFKPLLHFLVILFEVILLFNIMIVVHELGHFLAAKWRGLVVERFGVWFGHPIWKKEIGGVTYSLGWIPAGGFVALPQMIPNDNKEEENGQEKISLPPVSPKDKIIVALAGPLFSFLLAIVFALVVYVVGRPVSESEMTTVIGYVMKDSPAYRAGLRPGDKIISIDGHPVSRFQGMDNDSVTWNIIRSEGSTIAVEVDRNGKRLRFNVVPVKEEKSAFQRKGLRQIFIMPAQTPTVAKVFPGSPADAASIQPNDQILEVDGQKLYSPFLLNDYVSSHPQKEMTLLIKRGDKTFSVRIKPMPPEGENVPRIGILWDLNGQMTLSHPTPLEQLKASVSAMFNVLQALLSPKSDIKPQHLSGPIGIMRFYYMLFESPHGWRLALWFSVLFNVNAALINLFPIPVLDGGHILLGLVEWIRGRPLSLKLLEALQTVFATLLIGYMLYVTFFDVQEIPWKSKGNIPELKFHAKEGEPAPQPHSP from the coding sequence ATGGGCTTCAAACCTCTCCTTCATTTTCTTGTCATCCTGTTCGAAGTAATCCTGCTTTTTAACATTATGATTGTTGTCCATGAGCTTGGCCATTTTTTGGCAGCAAAATGGAGAGGGCTTGTGGTGGAAAGATTTGGGGTTTGGTTTGGTCATCCCATTTGGAAAAAAGAGATTGGAGGGGTAACCTATAGTTTGGGATGGATTCCTGCTGGGGGATTTGTAGCCTTGCCTCAGATGATTCCTAACGACAATAAAGAGGAAGAAAATGGCCAAGAGAAAATCTCTCTGCCTCCTGTCTCTCCAAAGGATAAAATTATCGTAGCTCTGGCTGGGCCTCTTTTTAGTTTTCTTTTAGCAATCGTCTTTGCTCTGGTCGTCTATGTCGTGGGTCGTCCGGTCAGTGAAAGCGAAATGACAACGGTTATTGGCTATGTCATGAAAGATTCTCCCGCGTATCGAGCAGGATTGAGACCAGGGGATAAAATCATATCAATCGACGGTCATCCTGTTTCTAGATTCCAGGGTATGGATAACGACTCAGTCACCTGGAATATCATTCGAAGCGAAGGATCGACGATTGCCGTAGAGGTTGATAGAAACGGGAAGAGGTTGCGGTTTAATGTTGTTCCTGTTAAGGAAGAAAAATCAGCCTTCCAGAGGAAAGGGTTGCGACAAATCTTTATCATGCCGGCTCAAACTCCAACGGTTGCTAAGGTATTTCCTGGGAGTCCTGCCGATGCCGCTTCTATTCAACCAAACGATCAGATTCTGGAAGTAGATGGTCAAAAGCTTTACTCGCCCTTTCTTCTCAATGACTATGTAAGTTCTCATCCCCAAAAAGAAATGACATTGTTGATTAAACGGGGAGATAAGACTTTTTCAGTTCGAATCAAACCCATGCCTCCCGAAGGAGAAAATGTTCCAAGGATCGGTATCCTGTGGGATTTAAATGGCCAGATGACTCTATCGCATCCGACTCCTTTAGAGCAACTCAAAGCGAGTGTTTCTGCGATGTTCAATGTTTTGCAAGCCCTTTTATCTCCCAAGTCTGACATCAAACCTCAGCATTTGAGTGGACCAATAGGAATTATGAGATTTTATTACATGCTCTTTGAAAGCCCTCATGGATGGAGGCTTGCCCTTTGGTTCAGTGTTCTTTTCAATGTTAATGCTGCTCTGATCAATTTATTCCCTATTCCAGTGCTAGATGGAGGGCATATTCTTTTGGGATTGGTCGAATGGATCCGGGGTCGGCCTCTGAGCCTTAAGTTGCTAGAAGCTTTGCAAACCGTCTTTGCTACTCTCCTCATTGGCTATATGCTTTATGTTACCTTTTTCGATGTTCAAGAAATTCCTTGGAAATCTAAAGGAAATATTCCAGAATTAAAATTCCATGCTAAGGAGGGAGAACCGGCTCCCCAGCCTCATTCTCCCTAA
- the rplT gene encoding 50S ribosomal protein L20: MARATNSVASRKRRKRLLRSARGFRGRRSKLFRYAKDALYKARYWAYRDRKSRKREFRALWIQRINAACRNNGLTYSRFMEALKKAGIIMNRKMLAELAVRSSEDFNRFLEVAKEGKSAS, translated from the coding sequence ATGGCAAGAGCAACAAATTCAGTAGCATCCCGTAAACGACGCAAAAGGCTGTTACGAAGTGCGCGTGGGTTTCGTGGGAGAAGGAGTAAACTTTTTAGATATGCCAAGGATGCTCTCTATAAAGCCAGGTATTGGGCTTATAGGGATAGGAAAAGCAGAAAAAGAGAGTTTCGTGCGCTGTGGATTCAACGCATTAATGCTGCCTGCAGAAACAATGGATTAACTTATAGTCGGTTTATGGAGGCTTTAAAGAAAGCTGGAATTATAATGAATAGAAAAATGCTGGCAGAACTGGCTGTTCGATCTAGTGAAGATTTCAACAGGTTTTTAGAGGTAGCTAAGGAAGGGAAATCTGCTAGTTAA
- a CDS encoding Sec-independent protein translocase subunit TatA/TatB, with product MIFAFGLPSGSEWFWIFVVVFLLFGAKKLPELARGLGKALGEFHKAKEEFEKEVRQAAKVETEEPSQNIPKIASPEGTVSRITDKEVNKGS from the coding sequence ATGATATTTGCATTTGGTTTGCCATCAGGGTCGGAGTGGTTCTGGATATTTGTCGTGGTCTTTCTTCTTTTTGGGGCCAAGAAATTGCCTGAGCTGGCGCGTGGGTTAGGAAAAGCTTTAGGAGAATTCCATAAAGCAAAAGAAGAATTTGAAAAAGAAGTAAGACAGGCAGCGAAAGTGGAAACAGAAGAGCCTTCTCAGAATATTCCAAAGATTGCTTCTCCAGAAGGCACTGTCTCTAGGATCACTGACAAAGAAGTCAATAAAGGTTCTTAA
- the thrS gene encoding threonine--tRNA ligase, whose protein sequence is MNPLEKLRHSAAHVLATAILEIWPEAQLAAGPPVEGGFYYDVELDHRISPEDFPLIEEKMRRIIAERQPFKRIEVSREEARELALKGRLGALSERATPSRYKLDILESIPEDEPITLYQNDHFIDLCAGPHVEDTGLIKGFKLTHVSSAYYKGDEKNPQLQRIYGTAFYSEKELEAYLKQLEAAKQRDHRKLGKELELFLIDEEVGPGLPLWLPKGAIIRAELQAFLTEELQRRGYQLVHTPHIGSLDLFRISGHYPYYRDSQFPPILEPAELKEFEQKQMSCAELANRLEKGEVDGYLLKPMNCPMHIRIFASKPRSYRDLPIRLAEFGTVYRFEKSGELSGLTRVRGFTQDDAHIFCMESQVEAELLSCLELVKVVVEKLGLTDAKARLGLRGEDKEKYVGSAESWQKAERDLRKAAEDSGINFVEEPGEAAFYGPKVDFLVKDAIGRLWQLGTVQLDYNLPLRFSLSYVGEDGDKKRPVIIHRAPFGSMERFLAILIEHFEGHFPLWLAPEQVRVIPLSDAFVPYGQRVTELLQQHKFRVTLDRKNETLGAKIRIAQLEKVPYMLIVGKKEEQMKRVSVRTARKGNLGEMELEAFLSLLLTEYKERRI, encoded by the coding sequence ATGAATCCATTGGAAAAGTTGCGTCATTCTGCTGCCCACGTATTAGCAACGGCCATTTTAGAAATTTGGCCAGAGGCGCAATTGGCAGCGGGCCCTCCTGTGGAAGGAGGATTTTATTATGATGTGGAATTAGACCACCGGATCAGCCCAGAGGATTTTCCACTTATAGAAGAAAAGATGCGGCGTATTATTGCCGAAAGACAGCCCTTCAAAAGAATTGAAGTTTCAAGAGAAGAGGCTAGAGAATTAGCTTTAAAAGGTAGGTTGGGAGCCTTATCTGAAAGAGCAACCCCAAGCCGTTATAAACTGGATATCCTTGAATCGATTCCGGAAGATGAGCCAATTACTCTCTATCAAAATGATCATTTTATCGATCTATGCGCAGGTCCGCATGTTGAAGATACAGGGTTGATAAAGGGATTCAAACTAACCCATGTTTCTAGTGCTTATTACAAAGGGGATGAAAAAAACCCTCAACTCCAACGTATCTATGGAACGGCCTTTTATTCAGAAAAAGAATTAGAAGCTTATCTTAAGCAACTCGAAGCAGCTAAACAAAGGGATCATCGTAAGCTTGGCAAAGAACTGGAACTTTTCCTGATAGATGAGGAGGTGGGGCCAGGGCTTCCTCTGTGGCTGCCTAAAGGAGCCATCATCAGGGCTGAACTTCAAGCCTTTCTTACCGAAGAGTTGCAAAGGCGAGGGTATCAGCTGGTTCATACCCCTCACATTGGTTCATTAGATCTCTTTAGGATTTCTGGCCACTATCCTTATTACCGGGACTCTCAGTTTCCTCCGATACTAGAGCCTGCTGAACTTAAGGAATTTGAACAAAAACAGATGAGTTGTGCAGAATTGGCGAATCGGCTAGAAAAAGGTGAGGTCGATGGCTATCTTTTAAAACCAATGAATTGCCCCATGCATATCCGCATTTTTGCTTCTAAGCCACGATCCTATAGAGATTTGCCCATACGGCTCGCTGAATTTGGCACTGTCTATAGATTTGAAAAGTCTGGAGAGCTTTCAGGGCTGACTCGGGTTCGGGGTTTTACTCAGGATGATGCACATATTTTTTGTATGGAAAGTCAGGTGGAAGCAGAACTTTTAAGCTGTTTGGAGCTTGTAAAAGTCGTGGTGGAAAAACTGGGGCTGACTGATGCCAAGGCAAGATTGGGATTAAGAGGAGAAGATAAAGAAAAATATGTGGGAAGTGCGGAAAGTTGGCAGAAAGCTGAAAGGGATCTGCGCAAAGCCGCTGAAGACTCGGGTATCAACTTTGTGGAGGAACCAGGAGAAGCGGCGTTCTATGGGCCGAAAGTCGATTTTCTTGTCAAAGATGCTATTGGAAGATTATGGCAACTAGGAACGGTGCAATTAGATTACAACTTGCCCTTGCGTTTTTCTCTTTCTTATGTCGGCGAAGATGGCGATAAAAAGCGGCCTGTAATTATTCACAGGGCTCCCTTTGGATCGATGGAAAGATTTCTTGCCATTTTGATCGAACATTTCGAAGGGCATTTTCCGCTTTGGCTGGCTCCCGAACAGGTGCGGGTTATTCCTCTTTCCGATGCTTTTGTCCCCTATGGCCAAAGGGTAACGGAGCTTTTGCAGCAGCATAAATTTCGAGTTACTTTAGATAGAAAAAATGAAACACTTGGAGCAAAAATTCGTATTGCACAACTTGAAAAAGTGCCTTATATGCTAATCGTTGGGAAAAAAGAAGAACAAATGAAGAGAGTTTCGGTAAGAACCGCAAGGAAAGGGAATCTTGGAGAGATGGAACTAGAGGCATTTCTTTCTCTCCTCTTAACTGAGTATAAAGAGCGAAGAATCTAA
- the rpmI gene encoding 50S ribosomal protein L35 produces MPKPIARRKTKKSVAKRFKVSANGKILYYGAGRRHLASSKNRKRMRRIGSVRLVDSSDQKRIEESLPFSHR; encoded by the coding sequence ATGCCCAAACCTATAGCTAGAAGAAAAACAAAAAAATCAGTCGCAAAAAGATTTAAGGTATCGGCAAACGGTAAAATTCTTTATTATGGTGCAGGGAGGCGGCATCTAGCATCCTCGAAAAATAGGAAAAGAATGAGAAGAATTGGCTCAGTGAGACTAGTAGACAGTTCGGATCAAAAAAGGATTGAAGAAAGTCTCCCTTTTTCGCATCGCTAA
- the hpnH gene encoding adenosyl-hopene transferase HpnH — protein MVPLSQVWTVASYVIGKKLKGVKRYPLVLMLEPLFRCNLACAGCGKIQYPDHILNRRLTPEQCWAAAEECGAPIVSIAGGEPLVHKEIDRIVEGLIRMKRYVYLCSNALLLKKRLDLFKPSKYLTFSIHLDGLKEEHDESVCREGVYETAVEGIKEAVKRGFRVTINSTLFDGANPERVRAFFDEAMRLGIEGIMVSPGYSYQKAPDQEHFLQRNKTRELFKQILKDRKKSWKFNLSPLFLEFLQGNIEYDCTPWGNPTYNVFGWQKPCYLLQDGYAKTFKELIESTPWEKYGFRSGNPKCANCMVHSGYEATAVNDTFGSWRGFAKTVKATLSL, from the coding sequence ATGGTGCCTTTATCTCAAGTTTGGACTGTCGCCAGTTACGTTATTGGGAAAAAACTCAAAGGGGTCAAAAGATATCCCCTTGTGTTAATGCTAGAGCCGCTTTTCCGATGTAATCTGGCTTGTGCAGGTTGCGGGAAAATTCAATATCCGGATCATATTCTTAATCGAAGGCTGACGCCGGAGCAGTGCTGGGCGGCGGCTGAAGAATGTGGCGCTCCCATTGTCAGTATTGCTGGAGGAGAGCCACTCGTCCATAAGGAAATCGATCGGATCGTCGAAGGGTTAATTAGAATGAAAAGATATGTTTATCTTTGTTCCAATGCCCTTCTGTTGAAGAAAAGGCTGGATCTATTCAAACCAAGCAAGTATTTGACTTTTAGCATACATCTGGATGGGCTCAAAGAAGAGCATGACGAATCGGTTTGTCGGGAGGGAGTCTATGAAACAGCAGTCGAAGGAATAAAGGAAGCGGTGAAAAGGGGCTTTCGAGTTACAATCAATTCCACCCTTTTTGATGGGGCCAATCCAGAAAGAGTGAGAGCTTTTTTCGATGAAGCCATGCGGTTGGGAATAGAAGGAATAATGGTTTCGCCAGGGTACAGCTATCAAAAAGCACCCGATCAAGAACATTTTCTACAAAGGAATAAAACTAGAGAGCTTTTTAAACAAATTTTAAAAGACAGAAAAAAAAGTTGGAAATTCAATCTTTCGCCTCTTTTTCTGGAATTTCTTCAAGGAAATATTGAGTATGATTGCACACCTTGGGGAAATCCTACTTATAATGTTTTTGGTTGGCAGAAGCCTTGCTATCTTCTCCAAGATGGATATGCCAAAACCTTTAAGGAGCTTATAGAGTCCACTCCTTGGGAAAAATATGGTTTTCGGAGTGGCAATCCAAAGTGCGCTAACTGTATGGTGCATTCTGGCTATGAGGCAACAGCAGTGAACGATACCTTTGGATCTTGGAGAGGCTTTGCTAAGACAGTTAAAGCTACACTATCTTTGTAA
- a CDS encoding 1-deoxy-D-xylulose-5-phosphate reductoisomerase, whose amino-acid sequence MRKKVVILGSTGSIGRSALEVARKLSERIEIVGLAAGSQSELLRKQCHEFKPKAFALWKASSKPEWFDELATSKGLWGPNSLNDLIEEVEADIVLVAIVGTGGLEPTLRAIDKKALLALASKEILVMAGSVVMRRIREKDVQIIPVDSEHSAIFQCIRGEDCRALKRIILTASGGPFRGYTLEQLKKVTVAEALNHPTWKMGKKITIDSASLFNKGLEMIEAHHLFSLPYSQIDVVIHPQSIVHSLVEFCDGSQIAQLSHSDMCLPIQFSFTFPERLPSPVRQLNLYEVGTLTFESPDHKCFPALRLARFAGEAAGTYPCALNAANEVAVEAFLEGKISFSQIWECVSHVLDTHRQIQNPGLDEIIQADELSRMAAREWIKKEVRH is encoded by the coding sequence ATGAGGAAAAAAGTCGTCATTCTAGGTTCAACTGGCTCGATTGGACGAAGTGCTCTGGAAGTAGCCAGAAAGCTTTCTGAACGTATTGAAATAGTTGGCCTTGCGGCAGGGTCCCAATCAGAATTACTCCGAAAGCAGTGTCATGAGTTTAAACCCAAAGCCTTTGCTTTGTGGAAAGCTTCTTCCAAACCAGAATGGTTCGATGAGTTGGCAACATCAAAGGGATTATGGGGTCCAAACAGTCTCAACGACCTTATAGAGGAGGTAGAGGCCGATATTGTGCTTGTTGCTATTGTGGGGACAGGGGGACTAGAGCCAACCTTAAGGGCGATAGATAAGAAAGCTCTCCTGGCTCTTGCCAGCAAGGAAATTCTTGTAATGGCTGGATCAGTCGTGATGCGAAGAATAAGGGAGAAAGATGTCCAGATCATTCCCGTGGACAGTGAGCATAGTGCGATTTTCCAGTGCATTCGAGGGGAAGATTGCCGGGCCCTCAAAAGGATTATTCTCACCGCTTCTGGAGGACCGTTTCGAGGCTATACTCTCGAACAACTTAAAAAAGTGACTGTGGCAGAAGCCTTGAATCATCCCACATGGAAAATGGGCAAAAAAATCACTATTGATTCGGCTTCACTTTTCAATAAAGGGCTTGAGATGATCGAAGCCCATCATCTTTTCTCTCTTCCTTATTCTCAGATCGATGTCGTTATTCATCCACAAAGCATTGTCCATTCTTTGGTTGAGTTCTGTGACGGCTCTCAAATAGCCCAGCTTAGCCATTCCGATATGTGCCTTCCTATCCAGTTTTCTTTTACGTTCCCAGAAAGGCTGCCTAGCCCCGTAAGACAATTAAACTTATATGAAGTCGGAACCTTGACATTCGAATCTCCCGATCACAAATGTTTTCCGGCTCTTAGACTTGCAAGATTTGCTGGAGAAGCTGCTGGTACTTATCCGTGTGCATTGAATGCTGCTAATGAAGTGGCGGTGGAAGCCTTTTTGGAAGGCAAAATTTCTTTCTCTCAAATATGGGAGTGCGTTAGCCATGTTCTTGATACCCACCGGCAAATACAGAATCCAGGGCTAGATGAAATTATCCAGGCTGATGAGCTTTCAAGAATGGCGGCAAGAGAATGGATAAAAAAAGAAGTTAGACATTAA
- a CDS encoding cytochrome c3 family protein — MGNIFNRQSNDLPPKILLGIVVLGFLFVMGISYYFTPKYSRVGYMPTQPIPFDHSLHANQLGLDCRFCHSYVEKSGFSNIPTTQTCMNCHRQIKMDSPKLAPLRESWETGKPIKWVRIHQLPDYVYFDHSAHVNRGISCVSCHGKVNHMQKVYHDQPLSMSWCLDCHRNPEYFVRPPDKVFDLDWKPENEGETQLLLGKKLVKEMGIHPPENCDACHR; from the coding sequence ATGGGTAATATATTTAACCGGCAGTCCAACGATTTGCCTCCTAAAATCCTTTTAGGGATTGTAGTCCTGGGTTTTTTATTTGTGATGGGTATAAGCTATTATTTTACGCCTAAATACTCGAGGGTCGGCTACATGCCAACACAGCCGATACCATTCGATCATTCTCTCCATGCCAATCAACTTGGTTTGGATTGCCGTTTTTGTCACAGTTATGTAGAAAAAAGTGGCTTTTCTAATATTCCGACTACACAAACTTGTATGAACTGTCATAGGCAAATTAAAATGGACAGTCCTAAATTGGCTCCACTCCGAGAAAGTTGGGAAACAGGAAAGCCTATAAAGTGGGTAAGGATACACCAATTGCCTGATTATGTTTATTTTGATCACTCCGCCCATGTCAACCGAGGAATAAGTTGTGTGAGCTGTCATGGGAAAGTAAATCACATGCAGAAGGTCTATCACGACCAACCTTTAAGCATGAGCTGGTGTTTGGATTGCCATAGAAACCCTGAATACTTTGTGAGGCCACCGGATAAAGTATTTGATTTGGATTGGAAGCCAGAGAATGAAGGGGAAACCCAACTGCTCCTTGGCAAAAAACTAGTAAAAGAAATGGGAATACATCCACCAGAAAATTGTGATGCCTGTCATAGGTAA